The following proteins are co-located in the Flectobacillus major DSM 103 genome:
- a CDS encoding ComEC/Rec2 family competence protein — translation MFTYKTVLLMALFATFPFLRYVGFLIIGIMLYPFISPNINVILSIWLVGVLLYVILAQSKVFRFQKSIVGILGLLTVVLLGYVLAYFNDDLNNPRHFSHQAGQVSLLNISVHSLVEEKANSWKATCEVQQVLRGDSIFATKGQMLLYFDKNSLSKPQYGDIFWIKAQLQSINAPLNPDEFDYRVYLLRQNITHQQYVTAKQVYPVSSAKSWSILGAAIALNEWCDAVFTQYLHQKNNYAVANAMILGLRDDLDNAIIQAYTASGAIHVLSVSGMHVGVIYQVLLLLLGFLNKKGTWGKTLFVVLIFMILWFYALLTGLSSPVLRSTVMFSVFLLANSINRKQNSYNTLAFSAFCLLLFNPNYIYQVGFQLSYLAVLGMIFFYPMIAKLWIIEVKKGIFYKVLDYLWQMTAVSLAAQLATLPFTIYYFHQFPVYFLIVNPFVIVLSSVVLCYGLLFIVLVPVLQYLGFLQLIKAMAWLLQGVIYALNQSVEITERLPHSVVRFLHFNVVEMVLWFGLLLGLGFLVKFRNYAWVKINTTLILVLGIFNVIGFLAHRHQIHLMIHATPKHSVMSVLNGTNALILADSSFLRSKKDLSFRLTNYLAKQRIQDTLSSHWTASSTDEYYRGYNMALETHPSGMVVMSYYAKKIVYLHRPQPTKSLKLQGIKVDYLIVANKAIRDIKEVKDMAFKTLIIDASYTDWYARKLLNQAKALQIEARYLKDTGAIYLY, via the coding sequence ATGTTCACCTATAAAACAGTTCTACTGATGGCTCTTTTTGCTACTTTTCCATTCTTGCGTTATGTTGGGTTTTTGATTATTGGTATTATGCTATACCCATTTATAAGCCCTAATATCAATGTTATTTTATCTATTTGGCTAGTTGGGGTGCTATTATATGTTATTCTAGCTCAATCCAAAGTTTTTCGTTTCCAAAAATCTATTGTAGGAATACTGGGTTTATTGACAGTGGTTTTGCTAGGCTATGTGCTAGCTTATTTCAACGATGATTTGAACAACCCTAGGCACTTTAGTCATCAAGCTGGCCAAGTGTCATTACTCAATATTAGCGTACATTCTTTAGTAGAGGAAAAAGCGAATTCATGGAAAGCTACCTGTGAGGTACAGCAAGTACTTAGAGGTGATAGTATTTTTGCTACTAAAGGGCAAATGTTGCTTTATTTTGACAAAAATAGCCTTTCAAAACCTCAATATGGCGATATTTTTTGGATAAAAGCCCAACTCCAGTCTATCAATGCTCCATTAAATCCTGATGAGTTTGATTATCGTGTGTATTTGCTACGGCAAAATATTACGCATCAGCAATATGTCACCGCCAAGCAAGTTTATCCAGTTTCTTCTGCTAAATCTTGGAGTATCTTGGGGGCTGCTATTGCATTAAACGAGTGGTGCGATGCAGTTTTTACCCAATATTTACATCAAAAAAACAATTATGCTGTGGCCAATGCCATGATTCTTGGTTTGCGAGATGACCTAGACAATGCTATTATTCAGGCTTATACAGCCTCTGGGGCTATTCATGTATTGTCTGTTTCGGGTATGCACGTGGGGGTTATTTATCAGGTATTGCTTCTATTATTGGGGTTTTTGAATAAAAAAGGCACATGGGGCAAAACTCTTTTTGTTGTGTTGATTTTTATGATATTATGGTTTTATGCTTTACTGACAGGGCTCTCTTCGCCAGTGTTGCGTTCTACCGTAATGTTTTCAGTGTTTTTATTGGCTAATAGTATCAACCGCAAACAAAACTCCTACAACACATTAGCTTTTTCGGCTTTTTGTTTGTTGTTATTCAACCCCAACTATATTTACCAAGTAGGTTTTCAATTATCGTATTTGGCTGTGTTGGGTATGATATTCTTTTATCCAATGATTGCCAAGTTATGGATTATAGAGGTAAAAAAAGGTATCTTCTATAAGGTTTTGGATTACTTATGGCAAATGACAGCTGTTTCGTTAGCAGCCCAGTTAGCCACCTTGCCATTTACGATTTATTACTTTCATCAATTTCCTGTATATTTTCTTATTGTCAACCCATTTGTTATTGTCTTATCGTCGGTGGTTTTATGTTATGGCCTACTGTTTATTGTATTGGTGCCTGTTTTACAGTATTTGGGCTTTTTACAACTCATCAAAGCTATGGCATGGCTGTTACAAGGAGTTATTTATGCTCTTAACCAATCGGTCGAAATTACAGAACGATTACCACACTCGGTAGTTCGATTTCTTCATTTTAATGTTGTCGAAATGGTTCTGTGGTTTGGTTTGTTGCTAGGGCTAGGTTTTTTAGTAAAATTCAGAAACTATGCTTGGGTCAAAATCAACACAACCTTAATACTGGTATTGGGGATATTCAATGTAATAGGCTTTTTAGCACATCGGCATCAAATACACCTGATGATACACGCCACACCAAAGCATAGTGTTATGTCTGTACTTAATGGAACAAATGCCCTTATTTTAGCTGATAGCTCTTTCCTAAGAAGTAAAAAAGATCTTTCTTTCAGGCTGACCAATTATTTGGCAAAACAAAGAATACAAGATACGCTTAGTAGCCATTGGACAGCCTCCAGCACCGACGAGTACTATCGAGGGTATAATATGGCTTTAGAAACACACCCATCGGGAATGGTTGTGATGAGTTATTATGCCAAAAAAATAGTCTATCTTCACCGCCCACAGCCTACTAAATCTTTAAAACTTCAAGGGATTAAGGTCGACTATTTGATTGTAGCCAACAAGGCTATTAGAGATATAAAAGAGGTAAAAGACATGGCTTTCAAAACCTTAATTATAGATGCATCTTATACAGATTGGTATGCTAGGAAGCTCCTAAATCAAGCAAAGGCACTACAAATAGAAGCAAGGTATTTGAAAGATACAGGGGCAATTTATCTGTATTAG